In a single window of the Arachis hypogaea cultivar Tifrunner chromosome 6, arahy.Tifrunner.gnm2.J5K5, whole genome shotgun sequence genome:
- the LOC112757808 gene encoding uncharacterized protein: protein MAHFIGNNNIKPFPLILSLALVFLFFHASSCAAKVVEVEEICSKTGDISSYCEDILNSKPGGAKGSDIDSLAQFTIEVLRSNITNTTTFLKSLIARGGDPDLLDVYDGCLDNLSGDRGALNEIDPMQQSLKARSYKAVTTDLNKVDQDNADCFNDFKDAVLRDKSGLPQYTRQISQATTIIKAISTFWFSN from the coding sequence ATGGCTCATTTCATTGGCAATAATAATATTAAACCATTTCCCTTAATCTTGTCTCTAGCACTAGTCTTTCTTTTCTTCCATGCATCATCTTGTGCAGCAAAAGTTGTGgaagttgaagaaatttgcaGCAAAACAGGTGATATCTCTTCCTATTGCGAAGATATTCTAAACTCAAAGCCCGGTGGAGCAAAAGGATCAGACATTGATTCTTTGGCACAATTCACAATTGAAGTTCTTCGTTCCAATATTACAAACACAACAACTTTTCTCAAATCTTTGATTGCACGTGGTGGTGACCCTGACTTATTAGATGTCTATGATGGTTGTTTAGACAACCTTAGTGGTGATAGAGGTGCACTAAATGAAATTGATCCCATGCAACAAAGTTTGAAGGCACGTAGTTACAAAGCTGTCACAACCGATCTTAATAAGGTTGATCAGGACAATGCTGATTGTTTTAATGACTTTAAGGATGCAGTTTTACGTGATAAATCGGGGCTTCCACAGTATACTCGTCAAATATCTCAAGCTACTACTATAATCAAGGCCATATCTACATTTTGGTTCTCTAATTAa